A portion of the Mycobacterium paraseoulense genome contains these proteins:
- the ispG gene encoding flavodoxin-dependent (E)-4-hydroxy-3-methylbut-2-enyl-diphosphate synthase gives MTVGLGMPDAPAPTLAPRRQTRQFMVRDVGVGSDYPISVQSMCTTKTHDVNTTLQQIAELTAAGCDIVRVACPRQEDADALAEIARHSQIPVIADIHFQPKYIFAAIDAGCAAVRVNPGNIKEFDGRVGEVAKAAAAAGIPIRIGVNAGSLDKRFLEKYGKATPEALVESALWEASLFEDHGFGNIKISVKHNDPVVMVAAYEQLAAQCDYPLHLGVTEAGPAFQGTIKSAVAFGALLSRGIGDTIRVSLSAPPVEEVKVGIQILESLNLRPRGLEIVSCPSCGRAQVDVYTLANEVTAGLDGLDVPLRVAVMGCVVNGPGEAREADLGVASGNGKGQIFVRGEVIKTVPEAQIVETLIEEAMRLASEMGADHGPDTTSSGSPIVTVS, from the coding sequence GTGACCGTTGGCCTGGGCATGCCGGACGCTCCGGCGCCCACGCTCGCCCCCCGGCGCCAGACGCGCCAATTCATGGTCCGCGACGTCGGGGTGGGCAGCGACTATCCGATTTCCGTGCAGTCGATGTGCACCACCAAGACCCACGATGTGAACACGACGCTGCAGCAGATCGCGGAACTGACCGCCGCCGGCTGCGACATCGTGCGGGTGGCCTGCCCGCGGCAGGAGGACGCCGACGCGCTGGCCGAGATCGCCCGGCACAGCCAGATCCCGGTGATCGCCGACATCCACTTCCAGCCCAAGTACATCTTCGCCGCCATCGACGCGGGGTGCGCCGCGGTGCGGGTGAATCCCGGCAACATCAAGGAATTCGACGGCCGGGTGGGCGAGGTGGCCAAGGCGGCCGCCGCGGCCGGCATCCCGATCCGCATCGGCGTCAACGCGGGCTCGCTGGACAAGCGCTTCCTGGAGAAGTACGGCAAGGCCACCCCCGAGGCGCTGGTCGAGTCCGCGCTGTGGGAGGCCTCGCTGTTCGAGGACCACGGCTTCGGCAACATCAAGATCAGCGTCAAGCACAACGATCCCGTCGTGATGGTCGCCGCCTACGAACAGCTGGCCGCCCAATGCGACTACCCGCTGCACCTCGGCGTCACCGAGGCCGGCCCCGCGTTCCAGGGCACCATCAAGTCCGCGGTGGCCTTCGGCGCGCTGCTGTCGCGGGGGATCGGCGACACCATCCGGGTGTCGCTGTCCGCGCCGCCCGTCGAAGAGGTCAAGGTCGGCATCCAGATTCTGGAGTCGCTGAACCTGCGGCCGCGCGGCCTGGAGATCGTGTCCTGCCCGTCCTGCGGTCGCGCGCAGGTCGACGTCTACACCCTGGCCAACGAGGTCACCGCCGGGCTGGACGGCCTCGACGTGCCGCTGCGGGTCGCGGTGATGGGGTGCGTCGTCAACGGCCCGGGGGAGGCCCGCGAGGCCGACCTGGGCGTCGCGTCGGGAAACGGCAAGGGGCAGATCTTCGTTCGCGGCGAAGTGATCAAGACCGTACCGGAAGCCCAGATCGTCGAGACCCTGATCGAGGAGGCCATGCGGCTCGCCTCGGAGATGGGCGCCGATCACGGTCCTGACACAACATCAAGCGGTTCGCCGATCGTGACCGTAAGCTGA
- a CDS encoding GNAT family N-acetyltransferase, with the protein MSAPPLFRLVGERRVSVVRDAAAVWRVFEEDPVGSCMVAARVADHGIDPNSIGGELWTLRGAQESLCFAGANLIPLRGAPADMDAFADEAMSGTRRCSSLVGRADLVMRMWERLESAWGPARDVRDHQPLLALSRHPDCDIDPDVRQVRPDELDAYLVAAVDMFIGEVGVDPRIGDGGRGYRRRVASLIAAGRAWARFEHGQVVFKAEVGSQSPGVGQIQGVWVHPEWRGLGLGTAGTATVAAVIVGSGRTASLYVNSFNTVARAAYARVGFAEVGTFATVLLD; encoded by the coding sequence ATGTCGGCTCCGCCCCTGTTCCGCCTTGTCGGCGAGCGACGGGTGTCCGTGGTGCGCGACGCCGCCGCCGTCTGGCGGGTGTTCGAGGAGGACCCGGTCGGGTCGTGCATGGTCGCGGCCCGGGTGGCGGACCACGGCATCGACCCGAATTCCATCGGCGGCGAGCTGTGGACCCTGCGCGGTGCCCAGGAGTCGCTGTGCTTCGCCGGCGCCAACCTGATCCCGCTGCGCGGCGCGCCGGCCGACATGGACGCCTTCGCCGACGAGGCGATGAGCGGGACGCGCCGTTGTTCGTCGCTGGTCGGCAGGGCCGACCTGGTGATGCGGATGTGGGAGCGGCTCGAGTCCGCGTGGGGCCCGGCCCGCGACGTGCGCGACCACCAGCCGCTGCTGGCGCTGTCGCGGCACCCGGACTGCGACATCGACCCCGACGTGCGCCAGGTCCGGCCGGACGAGCTGGACGCCTACCTGGTGGCGGCCGTGGACATGTTCATCGGCGAGGTGGGCGTCGACCCCCGCATCGGCGACGGTGGCCGCGGGTACCGGCGGCGCGTCGCGAGCCTCATCGCGGCCGGCCGTGCCTGGGCCCGCTTCGAGCATGGCCAGGTCGTCTTCAAGGCCGAGGTGGGCTCGCAGTCGCCGGGTGTCGGCCAGATCCAAGGGGTTTGGGTGCACCCGGAGTGGCGGGGCCTGGGCCTCGGCACCGCCGGCACCGCGACCGTGGCCGCCGTGATCGTCGGCAGCGGGCGCACCGCCAGCCTGTACGTGAACAGCTTCAACACCGTGGCCCGCGCCGCGTACGCCCGAGTGGGCTTCGCCGAGGTGGGCACGTTCGCGACGGTCTTGCTCGACTAG
- a CDS encoding penicillin-binding transpeptidase domain-containing protein codes for MATRSTLVSAASGISGVLLVAAVALSGCTPRPEGPGPAAERFFGALAVGDTATAAQLSDNPNEAREALNAAWAGLQTSHLDAQILNAKYAEDTGTVGYRFTWHLPKNRTWTYDGQLKMARDEGRWEVRWTTTDLHPKLGEHQTFALRADAPRRASVNELGGSDVLVPGYLYHYTLDATQAGSGAALIGTAHAIVDVLHPFNGALNDPQLLAEQASSATQQLDLVTLHPDDNDKVFPAIGRLPGVVVTPQPEMLPTDPHFAPAVISEVKKAVADQLDGEAGWRVVSVNQNGVEVEVLHEVPGSPAPSVSITLDRVVQNAAQHAVDTRGGKAMMVVIKPSTGEILAIAQNGGADEDGLVATTGLFPPGSTFKMVTAGAAVERDMATPNTMLGCPGHIDIGHRTIPNYGGFDLGVVPMSRAFASSCNTTFAELSSRMPPRGLTQAATRYGIGLDYQVDGITTVTGSVPPTVDLAERTEDGFGQGKVLASPFGMALVAATVAAGRTPTPQLIAGRPTAVQGDTTPISPKMVDALRPMMRLVVTNGTAKEIAGCGAVYGKTGEAEFPGGSHSWFAGYRGDLAFAALIVGGGSSEYAVRMTKVMFESLPPDFLA; via the coding sequence ATGGCAACAAGAAGCACACTGGTATCAGCAGCGTCGGGGATCTCCGGTGTGCTGCTCGTCGCGGCCGTGGCCCTGTCCGGCTGCACCCCGCGGCCCGAGGGCCCCGGCCCCGCGGCGGAGCGGTTCTTCGGCGCGCTGGCCGTCGGCGACACCGCCACCGCCGCCCAACTCAGCGACAACCCCAACGAGGCGCGCGAAGCGCTCAACGCGGCGTGGGCGGGGCTGCAGACGAGCCACCTCGACGCGCAGATCCTCAACGCCAAATACGCCGAGGACACCGGCACGGTCGGCTATCGCTTCACCTGGCACCTGCCCAAGAACCGGACCTGGACCTACGACGGCCAGCTGAAAATGGCGCGCGACGAGGGACGCTGGGAGGTCCGCTGGACCACCACCGACCTGCACCCCAAACTTGGCGAGCATCAGACGTTCGCGCTGCGGGCCGACGCGCCGCGGCGCGCCTCGGTGAACGAGCTCGGCGGCAGTGACGTGCTGGTCCCCGGCTACCTGTACCACTACACGCTGGACGCCACCCAGGCCGGATCCGGGGCCGCCCTGATCGGGACGGCACACGCGATCGTCGACGTCCTGCACCCCTTCAACGGGGCGCTGAACGACCCGCAGTTGCTCGCCGAGCAGGCCAGCTCGGCGACGCAGCAGCTGGATCTGGTGACGCTGCATCCCGACGACAACGACAAGGTCTTCCCGGCGATCGGGCGGCTGCCCGGCGTCGTGGTCACCCCGCAGCCGGAGATGCTGCCGACCGACCCGCATTTCGCGCCGGCCGTCATATCCGAAGTGAAGAAGGCCGTGGCCGACCAGCTCGACGGCGAGGCCGGCTGGCGGGTGGTCAGCGTCAACCAGAACGGTGTCGAGGTCGAAGTCCTGCACGAGGTGCCGGGGTCGCCGGCACCGTCGGTCTCGATCACGCTCGACCGGGTGGTGCAGAACGCCGCCCAGCACGCGGTGGACACCCGGGGCGGCAAAGCCATGATGGTCGTGATCAAGCCGTCCACCGGGGAGATCCTGGCGATCGCCCAGAACGGCGGCGCCGATGAGGACGGCCTGGTGGCCACCACCGGCCTCTTCCCGCCGGGGTCGACGTTCAAGATGGTGACCGCGGGCGCCGCCGTCGAGCGCGACATGGCCACCCCGAACACCATGCTGGGCTGCCCGGGCCATATCGACATCGGGCACCGCACCATCCCCAACTACGGCGGCTTCGACCTGGGCGTGGTGCCGATGTCGCGGGCGTTCGCCAGTTCGTGCAACACCACGTTCGCCGAGCTCAGCAGCAGGATGCCGCCCCGGGGCCTGACGCAGGCGGCCACCCGGTACGGGATCGGGCTGGACTACCAGGTCGACGGCATCACCACGGTGACCGGGTCGGTGCCGCCGACGGTGGACCTCGCCGAGCGCACCGAAGACGGCTTCGGCCAGGGCAAGGTGCTGGCCAGCCCGTTCGGCATGGCCCTGGTGGCGGCGACCGTCGCCGCCGGCAGGACCCCGACGCCGCAGCTCATTGCCGGCCGGCCCACCGCGGTGCAGGGCGACACCACGCCGATCAGCCCGAAGATGGTGGACGCCCTGCGGCCCATGATGCGGCTGGTGGTGACCAACGGGACGGCCAAGGAGATCGCCGGCTGCGGCGCCGTCTACGGAAAGACGGGTGAGGCCGAGTTCCCGGGCGGATCGCATTCCTGGTTCGCCGGGTACCGCGGCGACCTGGCGTTCGCCGCGCTGATCGTCGGGGGCGGCAGCTCGGAATACGCGGTCCGGATGACCAAGGTGATGTTCGAATCGCTGCCGCCGGACTTCCTGGCCTGA
- a CDS encoding DUF1707 SHOCT-like domain-containing protein encodes MTETGGEMVALRVSDADRNGTMRRLHNAVALGLIDIDEFEQRSSQVSYARTRGELDALVGDLPGPGAIVTSAADRVELRGWAGSLKRHGEWTVPTRLALVRRLGSIELDLTRARFAGPVVVIELDMRFGSVEIRLPDGASASIDDVEVYVGSATDRRKDAPGEGRPHVVLTGRVVCGSVTIRGPRRSLIRGRFG; translated from the coding sequence ATGACTGAGACCGGTGGAGAGATGGTGGCGTTGCGGGTCTCGGACGCCGACCGCAACGGCACGATGCGTCGACTGCACAACGCCGTCGCGCTCGGTCTGATCGATATCGACGAGTTCGAGCAGCGTTCGTCGCAGGTGTCCTACGCCCGCACCCGCGGCGAGCTGGACGCGCTGGTCGGCGACCTGCCGGGTCCGGGCGCCATCGTCACGTCCGCGGCCGACCGGGTGGAGCTGCGCGGCTGGGCCGGCTCGCTGAAACGCCATGGGGAGTGGACGGTGCCCACCCGCCTGGCGTTGGTGCGCCGGCTCGGCTCGATCGAACTCGACCTGACCAGGGCGCGGTTCGCGGGCCCGGTGGTGGTCATCGAACTCGACATGCGGTTCGGCTCGGTGGAGATCCGGTTGCCGGACGGCGCCAGCGCGTCGATCGACGACGTGGAGGTCTACGTGGGCAGCGCCACCGACCGCCGCAAGGACGCGCCGGGCGAAGGGCGGCCACACGTCGTGCTGACGGGGCGGGTGGTGTGCGGCTCGGTGACCATCCGGGGGCCGCGGCGCTCGTTGATCCGCGGCCGCTTCGGCTGA
- the map gene encoding type I methionyl aminopeptidase → MPARTALSPGELSPTLPVPSRIPRPEYAWKPTVREGSEPWVQTPEVIEKMRVAGRIAAGALQEAGKAVAPGVTTDELDRIAHEYMIDHGAYPSTLGYKGFPKSCCTSLNEVICHGIPDSTVVEDGDIVNIDVTAYIDGVHGDTNATFLAGDVSQEHRLLVERTHEATMRAINAVKPGRALSVVGRVIEAYANRFGYNVVRDFTGHGIGTTFHNGLVVLHYDQPSVTTIMQPGMTFTIEPMINLGGLDYEIWDDGWTVVTKDRKWTAQFEHTLLVTDTGVEILTSI, encoded by the coding sequence ATGCCCGCCCGCACCGCGCTTTCCCCCGGAGAGTTGTCCCCCACACTGCCGGTGCCCAGCCGCATCCCCCGCCCGGAATACGCCTGGAAGCCCACCGTCCGCGAAGGCAGCGAGCCGTGGGTGCAAACACCGGAGGTGATCGAGAAGATGCGGGTCGCCGGCCGGATCGCAGCCGGCGCGCTGCAGGAGGCGGGCAAGGCCGTGGCGCCCGGGGTGACGACCGACGAACTGGACCGGATCGCCCACGAGTACATGATCGACCACGGCGCCTACCCGTCCACCCTGGGCTACAAGGGCTTCCCGAAGTCGTGCTGCACGTCGCTCAACGAGGTCATCTGCCACGGGATCCCCGACTCGACCGTGGTCGAAGACGGCGACATCGTCAACATCGACGTCACCGCCTACATCGACGGCGTGCACGGCGACACCAACGCGACGTTCCTGGCCGGCGATGTCTCGCAAGAGCACCGGCTGCTGGTGGAGCGCACCCACGAGGCGACGATGCGCGCGATCAACGCCGTCAAGCCGGGGCGGGCGCTGTCGGTCGTCGGCCGCGTCATCGAGGCCTACGCTAATCGGTTCGGCTACAACGTGGTTCGCGACTTCACCGGCCACGGCATCGGCACCACGTTCCACAACGGGCTGGTGGTGCTGCACTACGACCAGCCGTCGGTGACCACGATCATGCAGCCGGGGATGACGTTCACCATCGAACCGATGATCAACCTCGGCGGCCTGGACTACGAGATCTGGGACGACGGCTGGACGGTGGTCACCAAGGACCGCAAGTGGACCGCGCAGTTCGAGCACACCCTGCTGGTGACCGACACCGGCGTGGAAATCCTCACCTCGATCTAA
- a CDS encoding cobyric acid synthase: MSGALLVAGTSSDAGKSVVAAGLCRLLARRGVRVAPFKAQNMSNNSVVTVEGGEIGRAQALQARAAGLEPSVRFNPILLKPGSDRTSQLVIRGQVADSVTAASYVRHRDRLAGIVADELSSLRAEFDAVICEGAGSPAEINLRSTDLANMGLARAASLPVILVGDIDRGGLLAHLFGTVAVLAPDDQALIAGFVVNKFRGDPALLEPGLWQLHAMTGRPTYGVLPYADELWLDAEDSLSVVARRVVGTPAPPRGREWLRVAAIRLPRISNSTDVEALACEPGVMVRWSTDAADLAGADLIVIPGSKSTVADLAWLREQGLAGAITAHAAAGKPVLGICGGFQMLCRRIDDTVESGAGEVAGLGLLDADIAFGESKVLRRWPPPLAGYEIHHGRVSRCAEDSWFAAEGARDWQPHGLMRGAVFGTHWHGLLDNDDFRRAWLTRVAAAAGRGGFVVADTDVAARRDAQLDKIAELLDSHLDVDAVLGLLDGPPPPRPHIASRLRP, translated from the coding sequence TTGAGCGGGGCGCTGCTGGTCGCCGGCACCAGCTCCGACGCCGGGAAATCGGTGGTGGCCGCGGGCTTGTGCCGGTTGCTGGCGCGCCGCGGGGTCCGGGTGGCGCCGTTCAAGGCCCAGAACATGTCCAACAATTCCGTGGTCACCGTCGAGGGCGGCGAGATCGGCCGGGCCCAGGCGCTGCAGGCGCGGGCGGCGGGGTTGGAGCCCAGCGTGCGGTTCAACCCGATCCTGCTCAAACCGGGCAGCGACCGGACGTCACAGCTGGTGATCCGGGGCCAGGTCGCCGATTCGGTCACGGCGGCAAGCTATGTGCGCCACCGCGACCGCCTCGCGGGGATCGTCGCGGACGAATTGTCCAGCCTGCGTGCGGAATTCGACGCGGTCATCTGCGAGGGTGCCGGCTCTCCGGCCGAAATCAACCTGCGTTCCACGGATTTGGCCAACATGGGCCTGGCCAGGGCGGCGAGCCTGCCGGTGATCCTGGTCGGTGACATCGACCGCGGTGGGTTGCTCGCGCATCTCTTCGGCACGGTCGCGGTGCTCGCGCCCGACGACCAGGCGCTGATCGCCGGCTTCGTGGTCAACAAGTTCCGGGGGGACCCCGCTCTGCTCGAACCCGGACTGTGGCAGCTGCACGCGATGACCGGCCGTCCGACCTACGGGGTGTTGCCCTACGCCGACGAACTCTGGCTGGACGCCGAGGATTCGCTGTCGGTGGTCGCGCGCCGCGTCGTCGGCACCCCGGCACCGCCGCGCGGGCGCGAGTGGCTGCGGGTGGCCGCGATCCGGCTGCCGCGGATCTCCAACTCCACCGACGTGGAGGCGCTGGCCTGCGAACCGGGCGTCATGGTGCGCTGGAGCACCGACGCGGCAGACCTGGCCGGGGCCGACCTGATCGTGATCCCCGGGAGCAAATCCACCGTGGCCGACCTGGCCTGGCTGCGCGAGCAGGGTCTGGCCGGGGCGATCACCGCGCACGCCGCGGCCGGCAAGCCGGTGCTCGGTATCTGCGGGGGCTTTCAAATGCTGTGCCGGCGCATCGATGACACCGTGGAATCGGGGGCCGGCGAGGTCGCCGGCCTGGGGCTGTTGGACGCCGACATCGCCTTCGGTGAGTCCAAGGTGCTGCGCCGGTGGCCGCCGCCGCTGGCCGGATACGAGATTCACCACGGCCGCGTGTCGCGGTGCGCCGAGGACAGCTGGTTCGCCGCGGAGGGCGCGCGCGATTGGCAGCCGCACGGCTTAATGCGCGGCGCGGTCTTCGGCACGCACTGGCACGGCCTGCTCGACAACGACGACTTCCGCCGCGCGTGGCTCACCCGCGTCGCGGCGGCGGCCGGCCGCGGCGGGTTCGTCGTCGCCGACACCGACGTCGCCGCGCGACGCGATGCCCAGCTCGACAAGATCGCCGAGCTGCTGGATTCCCATCTCGACGTCGACGCCGTCCTCGGCCTGCTCGACGGTCCGCCGCCACCCCGGCCGCACATCGCAAGCCGCTTGCGGCCCTGA
- a CDS encoding alpha/beta hydrolase — translation MMTTLDGFPVPVAVAGPEQGVVVVILGDEQRLPTAYDAVCERLHTASLRTVVIGIDARLTPKSVVGILDALAIGWAVVVGDRAGGDLAWELAATKLGRFVGLVVIDRGHPRVADRDGEVRDEHCPPVEIGTTVLFSSPAARAVARASQQYVYAEYRVVHLGRRTVQESTAQLAAEIVLRTSTW, via the coding sequence ATGATGACCACGCTCGACGGGTTCCCCGTCCCGGTAGCCGTGGCCGGCCCGGAGCAAGGCGTCGTGGTCGTCATCCTGGGCGACGAGCAGCGTCTTCCCACCGCCTACGACGCGGTGTGCGAGCGTCTGCACACCGCGTCGCTTCGCACCGTCGTCATCGGCATCGACGCGCGCCTGACCCCCAAATCGGTGGTGGGCATCCTCGACGCCCTGGCGATCGGCTGGGCCGTGGTGGTTGGCGACCGCGCCGGCGGCGACCTGGCCTGGGAACTGGCGGCCACGAAGCTGGGCCGGTTCGTCGGCCTGGTGGTGATCGACCGCGGACATCCGCGGGTGGCCGACCGTGACGGCGAGGTTCGCGACGAGCATTGCCCGCCGGTGGAGATCGGCACCACGGTGCTGTTCAGCTCCCCGGCCGCGCGGGCGGTGGCCCGCGCCAGCCAGCAGTATGTCTACGCCGAATACCGGGTGGTGCACCTGGGCAGGCGCACGGTACAGGAGTCGACGGCACAGCTGGCCGCCGAGATCGTATTGCGTACCAGCACCTGGTGA
- a CDS encoding gamma-glutamyl-gamma-aminobutyrate hydrolase family protein — MGKGCAVVNASGRPVVGLTCYLERVRTGMWDMPAGYLPADYFQGVLLAGGAAVLLPPQPAEPETVGPVLDSLHALVITGGYDLDPAAYGQQPHPTTDQPRAARDAWEFALLRGALDRGLPVLGICRGAQVLNVALGGTLHQHLPDVLGHDGHRAGNGVFTRLPVRTAEGSRLASLVGESTDAACYHHQAIDKVGEGLVVSGWDPDGVVEALELPGDRFVLAVQWHPEQSLDDVRLFTAVVEAARSYAG, encoded by the coding sequence ATCGGGAAGGGATGCGCGGTGGTGAACGCCTCTGGGCGCCCGGTGGTGGGCCTGACCTGTTACCTGGAGCGGGTGCGGACGGGGATGTGGGACATGCCCGCGGGTTATCTGCCGGCCGATTACTTCCAGGGTGTCCTCCTGGCCGGCGGGGCGGCGGTGTTACTGCCACCCCAACCGGCGGAACCCGAGACCGTGGGCCCGGTCCTCGACAGCTTGCACGCGCTGGTCATTACCGGCGGCTACGACCTGGACCCGGCCGCGTATGGCCAGCAGCCGCATCCGACCACCGATCAGCCGCGGGCCGCCCGCGACGCCTGGGAGTTCGCGTTGTTGCGTGGTGCGCTGGATCGGGGCCTGCCGGTGCTGGGCATCTGTCGCGGCGCGCAGGTGCTCAACGTGGCGCTCGGCGGCACCCTGCACCAGCACCTGCCCGACGTCCTCGGGCACGACGGGCATCGGGCGGGCAACGGAGTGTTCACCAGGCTGCCGGTGCGCACCGCCGAGGGCAGCCGGCTCGCCAGTTTGGTGGGGGAGTCCACCGACGCGGCGTGCTACCACCATCAGGCGATCGACAAAGTCGGTGAGGGCCTGGTGGTCAGCGGGTGGGATCCCGACGGCGTGGTCGAGGCGCTGGAGTTACCGGGGGACCGGTTTGTGCTTGCGGTGCAATGGCATCCGGAGCAGTCCCTGGACGATGTGCGCCTCTTCACTGCGGTCGTGGAAGCCGCGCGCTCGTACGCGGGCTGA
- a CDS encoding alkaline phosphatase family protein, protein MPGSLCDVLPAVGTLLGAPGAVDELGLVGWIGGADQLDRVALVLVDGLGWHLLPELAGSAPLLAAVLAGQTGRLTELACTFPSTTPTSLVSLGTGARPGEHGILGFTLNVPGTDRVLNHILWRDDPPHAEWQPLPTWFGRLNNAGVSARAVLPAAFMGSGLTDAAYRGAEFRPIQPADDNARKVAEELKAAPGLVYGYTAALDTAAHAFGIGSSQWHEAAARVDALLSRLVEALPPSAALLVTADHGGFNAPPDARVDLDTDPRLAAGVRVVAGEPRVRYLHTEPGATADVQAAWTEVLTGKADVYSRDQAVASGMFGPVKPAHLARIGDVVVVCTGDAAVLATGHEPPETARLIGFHGAATPAEMAIPLIAFKSPATTD, encoded by the coding sequence GTGCCCGGCTCCCTCTGCGACGTGCTGCCCGCCGTCGGAACGCTGCTCGGCGCGCCGGGCGCCGTCGACGAGCTGGGCCTTGTCGGCTGGATAGGCGGGGCCGACCAGCTCGATCGCGTGGCGCTCGTGCTGGTGGATGGACTGGGCTGGCACCTGCTGCCGGAGCTGGCCGGCAGCGCCCCGCTGCTCGCCGCGGTGCTCGCCGGGCAAACCGGGCGCCTCACGGAGCTGGCCTGCACGTTCCCGTCGACCACCCCGACCAGCCTGGTGTCGCTGGGGACCGGGGCGCGGCCCGGGGAGCACGGGATCCTGGGCTTCACGCTCAACGTCCCCGGCACCGACCGGGTGCTCAACCACATCCTGTGGCGTGACGATCCCCCGCACGCCGAGTGGCAGCCGTTACCCACCTGGTTCGGACGGCTCAACAACGCCGGCGTCAGCGCCCGCGCCGTGCTGCCGGCCGCGTTCATGGGCAGCGGGCTGACCGACGCCGCGTATCGCGGCGCCGAATTCCGCCCGATTCAACCGGCCGACGACAACGCGCGGAAAGTGGCCGAGGAGCTGAAGGCGGCGCCTGGTCTGGTCTACGGCTACACCGCCGCCCTGGACACCGCGGCGCACGCATTCGGCATCGGATCCTCCCAGTGGCACGAGGCGGCCGCCCGTGTCGACGCGCTGCTGAGCCGGCTGGTCGAGGCGCTGCCTCCCAGCGCGGCGCTGCTGGTGACGGCCGACCACGGCGGTTTCAACGCGCCGCCGGACGCGCGGGTCGACCTCGACACCGACCCGCGGCTGGCCGCGGGGGTCCGGGTGGTCGCCGGCGAGCCGCGGGTGCGCTACCTGCACACCGAGCCGGGCGCCACGGCCGACGTGCAGGCGGCCTGGACTGAGGTACTCACCGGCAAGGCGGATGTGTACAGCCGGGATCAGGCGGTGGCCAGCGGGATGTTCGGGCCGGTCAAGCCGGCGCACCTGGCGCGAATCGGCGATGTCGTCGTCGTGTGCACCGGCGATGCCGCCGTCCTGGCGACCGGGCACGAGCCACCGGAAACGGCCCGCCTCATCGGCTTTCACGGCGCGGCGACACCCGCCGAGATGGCCATCCCCCTCATCGCGTTCAAATCCCCTGCCACAACCGACTAG
- a CDS encoding DUF6390 family protein, whose translation MTGGSSEGGVEMFARYAYAPNALGYCGPPLGATLRDGSIDEVRRAATTFSGAWPYLRVLSTLTGIADPLDYRLVESYWLGGGVGADLDPRDFLDALLAIIGPQAGRYWSHLTPDLAPEAAANHCFHVFGVYPWTRFLGRGMDEHPLNVLDSCRITWGTVVSRDHDRIEVQRRRLVLDGGALALSEASAGVFDVWTDGYSAVPDVAAGDEVALHWGRLCGRLSPRQVRALADGTDRQLRVTSDRLARV comes from the coding sequence TTGACCGGTGGAAGCTCGGAAGGCGGCGTGGAGATGTTCGCGCGCTACGCCTACGCGCCCAACGCCCTGGGCTATTGCGGGCCGCCGCTGGGAGCCACCCTGCGCGACGGTTCGATTGACGAAGTGCGCAGGGCCGCAACGACGTTCTCCGGGGCGTGGCCGTACCTGCGGGTGCTGTCGACGCTGACCGGGATCGCGGATCCGCTGGATTACCGGCTCGTCGAGTCGTACTGGCTGGGCGGCGGAGTCGGAGCCGACCTCGACCCGCGGGACTTCTTGGATGCGTTGCTGGCGATCATCGGCCCGCAGGCGGGCCGCTACTGGTCACACCTGACGCCGGACCTCGCCCCCGAGGCCGCCGCCAACCACTGCTTCCACGTGTTCGGCGTGTACCCGTGGACCCGGTTTTTGGGCCGTGGCATGGATGAACATCCGCTCAACGTGCTGGACAGCTGCCGCATCACCTGGGGGACCGTGGTTTCCCGCGATCACGACCGTATCGAGGTGCAGCGCCGGAGGCTGGTGCTCGACGGCGGGGCGCTGGCGCTCTCCGAAGCGTCGGCCGGCGTGTTCGACGTCTGGACCGACGGGTACAGCGCGGTGCCCGACGTGGCCGCCGGTGATGAGGTCGCACTGCACTGGGGGCGGCTGTGCGGCCGGCTCTCGCCGCGGCAGGTTCGCGCGCTCGCCGACGGCACCGATCGCCAACTGCGCGTGACGAGCGACCGACTGGCGCGTGTCTAA